A part of Eriocheir sinensis breed Jianghai 21 chromosome 51, ASM2467909v1, whole genome shotgun sequence genomic DNA contains:
- the LOC126982623 gene encoding uncharacterized protein LOC126982623 isoform X3 — translation METMEVSCHDVDVKLAGVKRKAVTEESRINKKQTTLLPQIDVGCGKLPVPGSFLKLQEVLDICRHPKNILESVPPGKKSNVFYIVDDSINALRRERDQPVKYDDDCGKWTSKDFTRTFYVQNVEGIARCLKTKNNLFYKDSHAKGGSFVAPLNPQPDPSTLIRVHRRIFLSSRSSFRRRITAMSGSGMRTIALIEYSDASSAVHGTDDKGIDNKEESTKIAVNPKDFHRIENKFVHNAEKSSSIAADSKDVFGRDNVHKSEKSSSIAVNSGHVLGTDKNVAHKSEKSSSIAVNSEHVLGTDKNFVQNAKDCSTNIAVNSKHVLEAKKKVVHNVAKRPRGRPRLNRVHNVVRRPRSRPPMNIGHNVVKRPRRRPPRYRVSCGDAEANYHRSSKVRRTRLKTCKYPTPKECSSNGKPIFEPHEELVGHDKRVPMSSRQPSHKPGHATTGMQKDTAGYDEDFLMVGMLEENPNVQEVISRKSKPPCVILYSDKQFSDMKRNLECECILGVDCTHKFGDCYVTMTVYQNSRALHKDTVEPLLFLGPVYLHWDKECLTYVSFFSHIMDKLEGIEPTIEVKLGNDVELQLFRALKISFPTSPYILDCHHLKKTLQRDILDIVSGKIKLSSAILDQIFGEEGLIHSSCLSAFEKGVLDLACYSDEFPSLKSYFDHLQSLLYPYVCEPHQRGISQKLWVKGNDEVLNEHFHSMLKCRDNNLSEIVEKISAISKLQMLELNDI, via the exons ATGGAGACCATGGAGGTTTCCTGCCATGATGTGGATGTGAAACTAGCAGGAGTCAagaggaaggctgttacagaagAATCGAGGATCAACAAGAAGCAAACAACACTGTTACCACAGATTGATGTTGGATGTGGTAAACTCCCTGTTCCTGGAAGTTTTTTGAAATTACAAGAAGTCTTAGATATTTGCAGACACCCAAAAAATATTCTTGAGTCTGTGCCACCAGGAAAGAAAAGCAATGTATTCTATATTGTTGATGACTCAATAAATGCTCTCAGAAGAGAAAGGGATCAACCAGTCAAATATGATGATGACTGTGGAAAGTGGACATCCAAAGATTTCACTCGAACCTTTTATGTTCAAAATGTTGAAGGGATAGCTAGATGCttgaaaacgaaaaataatcttTTTTATAAAGACTCACATGCCAAGGGTGGGTCTTTTGTGGCTCCTTTGAACCCGCAACCAGACCCAAGTACCCTAATTAGGGTTCATCGGCGTATATTCCTATCTTCCAGAAGCAGCTTCAGGAGGCGCATTACAGCAATGTCAGGAAGTGGTATGAGAACCATTGCACTCATTGAGTACAGTGATGCCTCGAGTGCTGTACATGGAACAGATGACAAAGGAATTGATAATAAGGAAGAAAGTACCAAGATTGCTGTGAACCCCAAAGATTTCCATAGAATAGAGAACAAGTTTGTTCATAATGCAGAAAAAAGTTCCAGTATTGCTGCAGACTCTAAAGACGTGTTTGGGAGAGACAATGTTCATAAATCTGAAAAAAGTTCCAGTATTGCTGTGAACTCTGGACATGTGCTTGGGACAGACAAGAATGTTGCTCATAAATCTGAAAAAA GTTCCAGTATTGCTGTGAACTCTGAACATGTGCTTGGGACAGACAAGAATTTTGTTCAGAATGCAAAAGACTGTAGTACCAATATTGCTGTGAACTCCAAACATGTgctggaagcaaagaagaaagttgTTCATAATGTGGCTAAAAGACCTAGAGGTAGGCCTCGTCTTAATAGAGTTCATAATGTAGTGAGGAGACCAAGGAGTAGGCCTCCTATGAATATAGGCCATAATGTGGTAAAAAGGCCTAGGCGTAGGCCTCCTAGGTACAGAGTCAGTTGTGGTGATGCTGAAGCAAACTACCATAGGAGCAGCAAAGTACGCAGAACAAGACTAAAGACGTGCAAGTACCCCACTCCTAAGGAATGTAGCAGTAATGGTAAGCCAATTTTTGAACCTCATGAAGAATTAGTGGGTCATGACAAAAGGGTTCCCATGAGCAGCAGACAGCCATCACACAAACCAGGCCATGCCACCACAGGGATGCAGAAGGATACTGCAGGGTATGATGAAGACTTTCTGATGGTTGGCATGTTAGAAGAAAATCCAAATGTCCAGGAAGTAATCAGCAGAAAATCTAAGCCCCCGTGTGTCATTTTGTATAGTGACAAGCAATTCAGTGATATGAAGAGGAACCTTGAGTGTGAATGTATATTGGGAGTGGACTGCACTCACAAGTTTGGTGATTGTTATGTCACCATGACAGTCTACCAGAACTCCAGAGCACTACACAAAGACACAGTTGAGCCACTCCTGTTCCTGGGCCCTGTGTACCTTCACTGGGATAAGGAGTGTTTGACGTATGTGTCTTTCTTTTCACATATAATGGACAAGTTAGAGGGCATTGAGCCTACTATTGAGGTGAAATTAGGAAATGATGTTGAGTTACAATTGTTCAGAGCATTGAAGATTTCTTTTCCAACATCACCGTATATACTTGACTGTCATCATCTGAAGAAAACTTTACAGAGAGATATCCTTGATATTGTATCTGGTAAAATAAAATTATCTTCTGCAATATTAGATCAAATATTTGGTGAGGAAGGCTTAATTCACAGCTCTTGTTTGTCTGCTTTTGAAAAGGGAGTCTTGGATTTGGCATGTTATTCTGATGAATTTCCTAGTCTGAAAAGTTACTTTGATCATCTACAATCATTATTATATCCATATGTATGTGAACCACATCAGAGAGGCATCTCCCAGAAGTTGTGGGTAAAAGGCAATGATGAAGTTTTGAATGAGCACTTTCACTCAATGCTCAAGTGCAGAGATAATAATTTATCTGAAATTGTTGAAAAAATAAGTGCCATCTCTAAACTGC
- the LOC126982623 gene encoding uncharacterized protein LOC126982623 isoform X1, which yields METMEVSCHDVDVKLAGVKRKAVTEESRINKKQTTLLPQIDVGCGKLPVPGSFLKLQEVLDICRHPKNILESVPPGKKSNVFYIVDDSINALRRERDQPVKYDDDCGKWTSKDFTRTFYVQNVEGIARCLKTKNNLFYKDSHAKGGSFVAPLNPQPDPSTLIRVHRRIFLSSRSSFRRRITAMSGSGMRTIALIEYSDASSAVHGTDDKGIDNKEESTKIAVNPKDFHRIENKFVHNAEKSSSIAADSKDVFGRDNVHKSEKSSSIAVNSGHVLGTDKNVAHKSEKSSSIAVNSEHVLGTDKNVVHKSEKGSSIAVNSEHVLGTDKNFVQNAKDCSTNIAVNSKHVLEAKKKVVHNVAKRPRGRPRLNRVHNVVRRPRSRPPMNIGHNVVKRPRRRPPRYRVSCGDAEANYHRSSKVRRTRLKTCKYPTPKECSSNGKPIFEPHEELVGHDKRVPMSSRQPSHKPGHATTGMQKDTAGYDEDFLMVGMLEENPNVQEVISRKSKPPCVILYSDKQFSDMKRNLECECILGVDCTHKFGDCYVTMTVYQNSRALHKDTVEPLLFLGPVYLHWDKECLTYVSFFSHIMDKLEGIEPTIEVKLGNDVELQLFRALKISFPTSPYILDCHHLKKTLQRDILDIVSGKIKLSSAILDQIFGEEGLIHSSCLSAFEKGVLDLACYSDEFPSLKSYFDHLQSLLYPYVCEPHQRGISQKLWVKGNDEVLNEHFHSMLKCRDNNLSEIVEKISAISKLQMLELNDI from the exons ATGGAGACCATGGAGGTTTCCTGCCATGATGTGGATGTGAAACTAGCAGGAGTCAagaggaaggctgttacagaagAATCGAGGATCAACAAGAAGCAAACAACACTGTTACCACAGATTGATGTTGGATGTGGTAAACTCCCTGTTCCTGGAAGTTTTTTGAAATTACAAGAAGTCTTAGATATTTGCAGACACCCAAAAAATATTCTTGAGTCTGTGCCACCAGGAAAGAAAAGCAATGTATTCTATATTGTTGATGACTCAATAAATGCTCTCAGAAGAGAAAGGGATCAACCAGTCAAATATGATGATGACTGTGGAAAGTGGACATCCAAAGATTTCACTCGAACCTTTTATGTTCAAAATGTTGAAGGGATAGCTAGATGCttgaaaacgaaaaataatcttTTTTATAAAGACTCACATGCCAAGGGTGGGTCTTTTGTGGCTCCTTTGAACCCGCAACCAGACCCAAGTACCCTAATTAGGGTTCATCGGCGTATATTCCTATCTTCCAGAAGCAGCTTCAGGAGGCGCATTACAGCAATGTCAGGAAGTGGTATGAGAACCATTGCACTCATTGAGTACAGTGATGCCTCGAGTGCTGTACATGGAACAGATGACAAAGGAATTGATAATAAGGAAGAAAGTACCAAGATTGCTGTGAACCCCAAAGATTTCCATAGAATAGAGAACAAGTTTGTTCATAATGCAGAAAAAAGTTCCAGTATTGCTGCAGACTCTAAAGACGTGTTTGGGAGAGACAATGTTCATAAATCTGAAAAAAGTTCCAGTATTGCTGTGAACTCTGGACATGTGCTTGGGACAGACAAGAATGTTGCTCATAAATCTGAAAAAA GTTCCAGTATTGCTGTGAACTCTGAACATGTGCTTGGGACAGACAAAAATGTTGTTCATAAATCTGAAAAAGGTTCCAGTATTGCTGTGAACTCTGAACATGTGCTTGGGACAGACAAGAATTTTGTTCAGAATGCAAAAGACTGTAGTACCAATATTGCTGTGAACTCCAAACATGTgctggaagcaaagaagaaagttgTTCATAATGTGGCTAAAAGACCTAGAGGTAGGCCTCGTCTTAATAGAGTTCATAATGTAGTGAGGAGACCAAGGAGTAGGCCTCCTATGAATATAGGCCATAATGTGGTAAAAAGGCCTAGGCGTAGGCCTCCTAGGTACAGAGTCAGTTGTGGTGATGCTGAAGCAAACTACCATAGGAGCAGCAAAGTACGCAGAACAAGACTAAAGACGTGCAAGTACCCCACTCCTAAGGAATGTAGCAGTAATGGTAAGCCAATTTTTGAACCTCATGAAGAATTAGTGGGTCATGACAAAAGGGTTCCCATGAGCAGCAGACAGCCATCACACAAACCAGGCCATGCCACCACAGGGATGCAGAAGGATACTGCAGGGTATGATGAAGACTTTCTGATGGTTGGCATGTTAGAAGAAAATCCAAATGTCCAGGAAGTAATCAGCAGAAAATCTAAGCCCCCGTGTGTCATTTTGTATAGTGACAAGCAATTCAGTGATATGAAGAGGAACCTTGAGTGTGAATGTATATTGGGAGTGGACTGCACTCACAAGTTTGGTGATTGTTATGTCACCATGACAGTCTACCAGAACTCCAGAGCACTACACAAAGACACAGTTGAGCCACTCCTGTTCCTGGGCCCTGTGTACCTTCACTGGGATAAGGAGTGTTTGACGTATGTGTCTTTCTTTTCACATATAATGGACAAGTTAGAGGGCATTGAGCCTACTATTGAGGTGAAATTAGGAAATGATGTTGAGTTACAATTGTTCAGAGCATTGAAGATTTCTTTTCCAACATCACCGTATATACTTGACTGTCATCATCTGAAGAAAACTTTACAGAGAGATATCCTTGATATTGTATCTGGTAAAATAAAATTATCTTCTGCAATATTAGATCAAATATTTGGTGAGGAAGGCTTAATTCACAGCTCTTGTTTGTCTGCTTTTGAAAAGGGAGTCTTGGATTTGGCATGTTATTCTGATGAATTTCCTAGTCTGAAAAGTTACTTTGATCATCTACAATCATTATTATATCCATATGTATGTGAACCACATCAGAGAGGCATCTCCCAGAAGTTGTGGGTAAAAGGCAATGATGAAGTTTTGAATGAGCACTTTCACTCAATGCTCAAGTGCAGAGATAATAATTTATCTGAAATTGTTGAAAAAATAAGTGCCATCTCTAAACTGC
- the LOC126982623 gene encoding uncharacterized protein LOC126982623 isoform X2: METMEVSCHDVDVKLAGVKRKAVTEESRINKKQTTLLPQIDVGCGKLPVPGSFLKLQEVLDICRHPKNILESVPPGKKSNVFYIVDDSINALRRERDQPVKYDDDCGKWTSKDFTRTFYVQNVEGIARCLKTKNNLFYKDSHAKGGSFVAPLNPQPDPSTLIRVHRRIFLSSRSSFRRRITAMSGSGMRTIALIEYSDASSAVHGTDDKGIDNKEESTKIAVNPKDFHRIENKFVHNAEKSSSIAADSKDVFGRDNVHKSEKSSSIAVNSGHVLGTDKNVAHKSEKSSSIAVNSGHVLGTDKNVAHESEKGSSIAVNSEHVLGTDKNFVQNAKDCSTNIAVNSKHVLEAKKKVVHNVAKRPRGRPRLNRVHNVVRRPRSRPPMNIGHNVVKRPRRRPPRYRVSCGDAEANYHRSSKVRRTRLKTCKYPTPKECSSNGKPIFEPHEELVGHDKRVPMSSRQPSHKPGHATTGMQKDTAGYDEDFLMVGMLEENPNVQEVISRKSKPPCVILYSDKQFSDMKRNLECECILGVDCTHKFGDCYVTMTVYQNSRALHKDTVEPLLFLGPVYLHWDKECLTYVSFFSHIMDKLEGIEPTIEVKLGNDVELQLFRALKISFPTSPYILDCHHLKKTLQRDILDIVSGKIKLSSAILDQIFGEEGLIHSSCLSAFEKGVLDLACYSDEFPSLKSYFDHLQSLLYPYVCEPHQRGISQKLWVKGNDEVLNEHFHSMLKCRDNNLSEIVEKISAISKLQMLELNDI, from the exons ATGGAGACCATGGAGGTTTCCTGCCATGATGTGGATGTGAAACTAGCAGGAGTCAagaggaaggctgttacagaagAATCGAGGATCAACAAGAAGCAAACAACACTGTTACCACAGATTGATGTTGGATGTGGTAAACTCCCTGTTCCTGGAAGTTTTTTGAAATTACAAGAAGTCTTAGATATTTGCAGACACCCAAAAAATATTCTTGAGTCTGTGCCACCAGGAAAGAAAAGCAATGTATTCTATATTGTTGATGACTCAATAAATGCTCTCAGAAGAGAAAGGGATCAACCAGTCAAATATGATGATGACTGTGGAAAGTGGACATCCAAAGATTTCACTCGAACCTTTTATGTTCAAAATGTTGAAGGGATAGCTAGATGCttgaaaacgaaaaataatcttTTTTATAAAGACTCACATGCCAAGGGTGGGTCTTTTGTGGCTCCTTTGAACCCGCAACCAGACCCAAGTACCCTAATTAGGGTTCATCGGCGTATATTCCTATCTTCCAGAAGCAGCTTCAGGAGGCGCATTACAGCAATGTCAGGAAGTGGTATGAGAACCATTGCACTCATTGAGTACAGTGATGCCTCGAGTGCTGTACATGGAACAGATGACAAAGGAATTGATAATAAGGAAGAAAGTACCAAGATTGCTGTGAACCCCAAAGATTTCCATAGAATAGAGAACAAGTTTGTTCATAATGCAGAAAAAAGTTCCAGTATTGCTGCAGACTCTAAAGACGTGTTTGGGAGAGACAATGTTCATAAATCTGAAAAAAGTTCCAGTATTGCTGTGAACTCTGGACATGTGCTTGGGACAGACAAGAATGTTGCTCATAAATCTGAAAAAAGTTCCAGTATTGCTGTGAACTCTGGACATGTGCTTGGGACAGACAAGAATGTTGCTCATGAATCTGAAAAAG GTTCCAGTATTGCTGTGAACTCTGAACATGTGCTTGGGACAGACAAGAATTTTGTTCAGAATGCAAAAGACTGTAGTACCAATATTGCTGTGAACTCCAAACATGTgctggaagcaaagaagaaagttgTTCATAATGTGGCTAAAAGACCTAGAGGTAGGCCTCGTCTTAATAGAGTTCATAATGTAGTGAGGAGACCAAGGAGTAGGCCTCCTATGAATATAGGCCATAATGTGGTAAAAAGGCCTAGGCGTAGGCCTCCTAGGTACAGAGTCAGTTGTGGTGATGCTGAAGCAAACTACCATAGGAGCAGCAAAGTACGCAGAACAAGACTAAAGACGTGCAAGTACCCCACTCCTAAGGAATGTAGCAGTAATGGTAAGCCAATTTTTGAACCTCATGAAGAATTAGTGGGTCATGACAAAAGGGTTCCCATGAGCAGCAGACAGCCATCACACAAACCAGGCCATGCCACCACAGGGATGCAGAAGGATACTGCAGGGTATGATGAAGACTTTCTGATGGTTGGCATGTTAGAAGAAAATCCAAATGTCCAGGAAGTAATCAGCAGAAAATCTAAGCCCCCGTGTGTCATTTTGTATAGTGACAAGCAATTCAGTGATATGAAGAGGAACCTTGAGTGTGAATGTATATTGGGAGTGGACTGCACTCACAAGTTTGGTGATTGTTATGTCACCATGACAGTCTACCAGAACTCCAGAGCACTACACAAAGACACAGTTGAGCCACTCCTGTTCCTGGGCCCTGTGTACCTTCACTGGGATAAGGAGTGTTTGACGTATGTGTCTTTCTTTTCACATATAATGGACAAGTTAGAGGGCATTGAGCCTACTATTGAGGTGAAATTAGGAAATGATGTTGAGTTACAATTGTTCAGAGCATTGAAGATTTCTTTTCCAACATCACCGTATATACTTGACTGTCATCATCTGAAGAAAACTTTACAGAGAGATATCCTTGATATTGTATCTGGTAAAATAAAATTATCTTCTGCAATATTAGATCAAATATTTGGTGAGGAAGGCTTAATTCACAGCTCTTGTTTGTCTGCTTTTGAAAAGGGAGTCTTGGATTTGGCATGTTATTCTGATGAATTTCCTAGTCTGAAAAGTTACTTTGATCATCTACAATCATTATTATATCCATATGTATGTGAACCACATCAGAGAGGCATCTCCCAGAAGTTGTGGGTAAAAGGCAATGATGAAGTTTTGAATGAGCACTTTCACTCAATGCTCAAGTGCAGAGATAATAATTTATCTGAAATTGTTGAAAAAATAAGTGCCATCTCTAAACTGC